A DNA window from Paenibacillus andongensis contains the following coding sequences:
- a CDS encoding ABC transporter substrate-binding protein, with amino-acid sequence MKKRLVTTLGLTLAVSMALSACGSKDAGGAKGNETTTNKPVELIWYTIGTPQKDVDRVMAEVSKYTAEKIGVTVKMNMADWGDYAQKMQVMTASGTPMDIMFTSSWAFDYVQNVRKGAFKPIDELLQKNGQGIVKALDPAFLNGSKVDGHNYGVPANKELPAQDVWRFNKNLADKYNLSLDNVNTLESLEPLLKTIKEKEPNIYGLAVDKNYMPYVPYDYIIEKMPMAVKVENSDFKVVNIFDTPEMKQALKTMNKYYKAGYVPTEASTLSSLNDVQVTGKWFADKATNQPFADNLWSASYGYPVVSKAASPALIYNWSVMGSMQAISANSKYPEKAMEFLNLLNTDPVLRNMVDSGIEGVHYKKVDNDRMENLPDSKNYDMPTFSLGNVLLTYKDVKDPANKWEEFKKFNDTGKPAPLLGFNFDPSKVINEIAAVQNVKEEFWATLMTGTVDPDKYIPLANEKFKKAGLDKIMAEAQSQIDAWKAANKK; translated from the coding sequence ATGAAAAAACGTTTGGTCACCACACTAGGATTGACGCTAGCCGTTTCAATGGCTCTTAGTGCGTGCGGCAGCAAAGATGCCGGCGGTGCGAAAGGGAATGAAACGACGACAAATAAACCGGTAGAGTTAATCTGGTACACCATCGGAACACCGCAAAAAGACGTAGACCGCGTCATGGCTGAAGTTAGTAAATATACCGCGGAAAAAATCGGCGTTACTGTGAAAATGAACATGGCGGACTGGGGCGACTACGCACAAAAAATGCAAGTCATGACAGCATCCGGTACACCGATGGACATTATGTTTACGTCTTCATGGGCTTTTGATTACGTGCAAAACGTGCGTAAAGGCGCATTTAAGCCGATTGACGAGCTTCTTCAAAAAAATGGACAAGGTATCGTGAAAGCATTAGATCCTGCATTTCTTAACGGCTCCAAAGTGGACGGGCATAATTACGGCGTACCTGCTAATAAAGAGCTGCCAGCTCAAGACGTATGGCGTTTCAACAAAAACTTGGCTGACAAATACAACCTTAGCCTAGATAATGTGAACACGCTTGAAAGCTTGGAGCCTTTGCTCAAAACAATCAAAGAAAAAGAACCTAACATTTATGGATTAGCCGTTGATAAAAATTACATGCCATATGTGCCATATGATTACATTATTGAGAAAATGCCGATGGCCGTGAAAGTAGAGAATTCGGATTTCAAAGTGGTTAACATTTTTGATACACCAGAAATGAAGCAAGCACTTAAAACCATGAACAAATACTACAAAGCGGGATATGTTCCAACGGAAGCATCAACACTTTCCTCGCTTAACGATGTACAAGTAACTGGCAAATGGTTCGCGGATAAAGCGACGAATCAGCCATTTGCGGACAACCTTTGGTCAGCTAGCTATGGCTATCCGGTTGTTTCCAAGGCGGCAAGTCCTGCTTTGATCTACAACTGGTCCGTTATGGGCTCCATGCAAGCGATCTCAGCTAATTCCAAATATCCGGAAAAAGCTATGGAATTCCTGAACTTGCTGAATACCGATCCTGTGCTACGTAATATGGTTGATTCCGGTATTGAAGGCGTCCACTACAAAAAAGTCGATAACGACAGAATGGAAAACTTACCAGATTCCAAAAACTACGATATGCCGACTTTCTCACTCGGAAACGTTCTGCTGACGTATAAAGATGTTAAAGATCCTGCGAACAAATGGGAAGAGTTCAAGAAGTTTAACGATACCGGCAAACCTGCACCTCTGCTTGGCTTCAACTTCGATCCTTCCAAAGTGATCAATGAGATCGCGGCGGTTCAAAACGTCAAAGAAGAATTCTGGGCAACTTTGATGACAGGTACGGTAGATCCGGATAAATACATTCCACTAGCCAACGAAAAGTTCAAAAAGGCTGGTTTGGATAAAATCATGGCTGAAGCGCAAAGTCAGATTGATGCTTGGAAAGCAGCTAACAAGAAATAA
- a CDS encoding ABC transporter permease: MKGIGAFFRDVKQSRVLLLMALPATLWFLFFSYLPMAGMVIAFKQYRYSRDGFWASIMESKWVGLQNFKFLFSTNDAYIITRNTLLYNIVFIIAGLVLSVGLAIVLSEIVNKKLAKLYQTGMFLPYFLSWVIVGYFVFSFLSVDKGMLNHILSGFGIDPIRWYNDKTYWPLIIILVYLWKSVGYSSVVYLAAIMGIDKSLYEAAMIDGASKWQQIKHITFPMLKPLMTILTLLAIGRIFYADFGLFLQVPRDSGTLYSVTNVIDTYVYRGLKSTGEIGMSTAAGLYQSVIGFILVMTSNYIVRKFDKDNALF, encoded by the coding sequence ATGAAAGGAATAGGAGCATTTTTTAGAGATGTTAAACAAAGTAGAGTTCTGCTGCTGATGGCATTGCCGGCGACGCTTTGGTTCCTGTTCTTCTCTTATTTACCGATGGCCGGCATGGTGATTGCTTTTAAGCAGTACCGCTATAGCCGCGACGGTTTTTGGGCAAGTATTATGGAAAGCAAATGGGTTGGATTGCAAAATTTCAAATTTTTATTCAGCACCAATGACGCTTATATCATTACGAGAAACACGCTGCTCTACAATATTGTATTCATTATTGCAGGGCTTGTACTATCTGTAGGGTTAGCCATTGTGCTATCGGAAATCGTCAATAAAAAACTGGCGAAGCTGTATCAAACAGGGATGTTCTTGCCTTACTTCCTATCGTGGGTAATCGTCGGATACTTCGTGTTCAGTTTTCTTAGTGTAGATAAAGGGATGCTGAATCACATTCTCTCCGGGTTTGGGATCGATCCAATCCGTTGGTATAACGACAAGACGTATTGGCCTCTTATTATCATTTTAGTTTACCTGTGGAAATCGGTCGGTTACAGCAGTGTGGTCTATTTGGCCGCGATCATGGGGATCGACAAATCGCTGTATGAAGCCGCGATGATTGATGGAGCGAGCAAATGGCAGCAAATCAAGCACATTACCTTCCCGATGCTGAAGCCGCTCATGACGATTCTGACATTGCTGGCAATCGGACGCATTTTTTATGCAGACTTCGGTTTGTTCCTGCAGGTGCCAAGAGATTCAGGAACGCTGTATTCCGTGACGAATGTTATTGATACGTATGTATACCGTGGCCTCAAATCTACGGGAGAAATCGGTATGAGTACCGCCGCTGGTCTATACCAATCGGTTATCGGTTTCATTCTGGTTATGACTTCGAACTATATCGTTAGAAAATTCGATAAAGATAATGCGTTGTTCTAA
- a CDS encoding alpha-mannosidase, translated as MGTKRTAHIISHTHWDREWYLPYEKHHVRLVKLVDTLLDKMDQDPNYRSFFLDGQTIILEDYLQVRPDQKDRLTKFIQDGRILIGPWYILQDAFLTSGEANVRNMQIGHQDAKKYGDVSKIGYFPDTFGLVGQTPQLMQQSGITNALFGRGVKPTGFNNTVSDGDYESSFSELLWEGPDGSQVLGILFANWYSNGNEIPVDREEAKAYWERKLADAEKYASTGELLFMNGCDHQPVQLDLPEAIQIARELYPDTTFVHSNFIDYLQAVQRSLKHELSTVKGELRSQRTDGWSTLVNTASARVYLKQMNQVGQAMLEKVAEPLAAFAHVLEVGEKYPHHLFTYAWKTLMQNHPHDSICGCSVDEVHREMVTRFEKSRHVAESIVDDSKRAIAEAIDTSSFAKAGENALPVVVFNTTGWERTGVVSIELDALRLYFRDGYTLEEASSFAKAADLSGRTLVDELGNVVACTIEDLGLQFGYDLPDDKFRQPYMSRKVKLTFEAENVPALGLKTYAWVKREEKIVDSSLFAGDRVLENESLKVEIADNGSFTLTDKKNGRVYRDLGVYENTGDIGNEYMYKQPDGEAPLTTHGLPAQIRMLKDTSYQAAIEIVHDWEIPASANELLEEEQRDLIYYPHRKAQRSTRMVPMQIRTIVSLSRGGNGVEIEASFNNQAKDHRLRMLFPTDLNTQVHRVDSMFEIPQRDNTPSAEWENPSNTQHQQAFIDVSEAEAGLVVANLGLNEYEVLQDGRNTIAVTLLRAVGELGDWGLFPTPEAQCLGEHTVRMAIIPYNGEGEQYGAYEQAYQFQIPWTLCQTGIHNGRIAPTYAPFRWEGDKIAFSSMKMNEGTGDLLLRWYNMSSQNTELKLNSNIPLYSFYKSTIMEVNGPSIETDAEGQMSLPTGPCEIVTIGIQQ; from the coding sequence ATGGGCACCAAGAGAACCGCTCATATCATTTCCCATACGCATTGGGACCGGGAATGGTATTTACCTTATGAGAAGCATCATGTTCGACTCGTTAAGCTAGTAGATACGCTGCTGGATAAAATGGATCAGGATCCGAATTATCGCAGCTTCTTTTTGGACGGACAAACGATTATTTTGGAGGACTATCTCCAGGTCAGACCTGATCAAAAGGATCGATTGACCAAATTTATTCAGGACGGTCGTATTTTAATAGGTCCATGGTATATTTTGCAGGATGCCTTTCTGACCAGCGGTGAAGCCAATGTACGAAATATGCAAATCGGGCATCAGGATGCGAAGAAATATGGCGATGTATCAAAGATCGGTTATTTTCCTGATACGTTCGGTCTTGTAGGCCAAACGCCGCAGCTGATGCAGCAGTCTGGGATCACGAATGCTTTGTTTGGCCGCGGCGTGAAGCCGACAGGCTTTAATAATACCGTTTCTGACGGTGATTATGAATCGTCATTTTCGGAGCTGCTCTGGGAAGGACCCGATGGCTCCCAGGTACTTGGTATTCTGTTCGCCAATTGGTATTCGAACGGCAATGAAATTCCAGTAGATCGGGAAGAAGCGAAAGCGTACTGGGAGCGAAAGCTAGCGGACGCAGAGAAATACGCATCAACTGGTGAGCTGCTCTTTATGAATGGCTGTGACCACCAGCCGGTTCAGTTGGACTTGCCTGAAGCGATACAAATCGCGAGAGAGCTGTATCCGGATACGACCTTTGTTCATTCGAATTTTATCGATTACTTGCAAGCTGTTCAGCGTTCCTTGAAACATGAGCTTTCTACGGTAAAAGGTGAGCTTCGCAGTCAACGGACAGATGGTTGGTCAACGCTCGTGAACACCGCTTCAGCTCGTGTTTATTTGAAGCAGATGAACCAGGTGGGGCAAGCGATGCTCGAAAAAGTGGCTGAACCGTTGGCCGCTTTCGCGCACGTCCTCGAAGTGGGAGAGAAATACCCGCATCATTTATTCACATATGCTTGGAAAACATTAATGCAGAATCATCCGCACGATAGCATTTGCGGCTGCTCGGTAGACGAAGTGCATCGGGAAATGGTGACGCGCTTCGAGAAAAGCCGGCATGTGGCGGAATCGATCGTCGATGACAGTAAACGAGCGATTGCTGAAGCGATTGATACGTCGAGCTTTGCGAAAGCGGGCGAAAACGCCTTACCGGTCGTTGTTTTTAATACAACTGGTTGGGAGCGTACCGGCGTTGTAAGTATCGAGCTTGATGCTTTACGTTTGTACTTCCGGGATGGATACACACTTGAAGAAGCAAGCAGTTTTGCGAAAGCAGCGGATCTTTCGGGCCGTACGCTCGTGGACGAGCTGGGGAATGTCGTAGCATGTACGATTGAAGACCTTGGACTGCAATTCGGTTACGATTTGCCAGACGACAAGTTCCGTCAACCGTATATGTCCCGTAAAGTGAAGCTGACTTTTGAGGCGGAGAATGTTCCTGCTTTGGGGCTGAAGACGTACGCTTGGGTCAAAAGGGAAGAGAAGATTGTTGATTCCTCTCTGTTTGCGGGAGACCGGGTGCTGGAGAATGAATCGCTGAAAGTAGAAATCGCGGATAACGGATCATTCACGTTGACAGACAAGAAGAATGGACGTGTTTACCGAGATTTAGGCGTGTATGAGAATACCGGGGATATCGGTAACGAGTATATGTACAAACAACCGGATGGCGAGGCGCCGCTTACTACCCATGGCTTACCTGCACAAATCCGTATGTTAAAGGATACGTCCTATCAGGCAGCAATTGAAATTGTCCACGACTGGGAAATCCCTGCGTCTGCGAACGAATTATTGGAAGAAGAGCAGCGCGATTTGATTTACTATCCGCACAGAAAAGCTCAGCGGTCAACTCGCATGGTACCTATGCAGATCCGTACCATTGTCAGTCTGAGCCGCGGCGGCAATGGGGTAGAGATCGAGGCATCCTTCAACAATCAGGCCAAAGATCATCGTCTGCGGATGTTGTTCCCAACGGATCTGAATACACAAGTTCACCGTGTTGACTCCATGTTTGAAATCCCGCAGCGTGACAATACGCCGTCTGCTGAGTGGGAAAATCCAAGCAATACGCAGCATCAACAGGCATTCATTGATGTAAGCGAGGCGGAGGCTGGTCTTGTAGTTGCTAACCTCGGATTGAACGAATACGAAGTTCTGCAGGACGGACGCAATACGATTGCCGTGACACTGCTTCGCGCAGTTGGCGAGCTCGGCGACTGGGGCTTGTTCCCGACGCCGGAAGCGCAGTGTCTAGGAGAGCACACTGTCCGAATGGCCATCATTCCGTATAACGGTGAAGGCGAGCAATACGGCGCTTACGAGCAAGCCTACCAATTCCAAATTCCGTGGACGTTATGTCAAACGGGCATTCACAACGGACGCATTGCACCTACGTATGCACCATTCCGTTGGGAAGGCGATAAGATAGCCTTTTCCTCCATGAAAATGAATGAAGGCACTGGCGATCTGCTGCTCCGTTGGTACAACATGAGCTCCCAAAATACTGAGCTCAAACTAAATTCCAATATACCTCTTTACTCCTTCTATAAGAGTACGATTATGGAAGTGAACGGCCCGAGCATTGAAACTGACGCTGAAGGTCAAATGTCATTGCCGACAGGTCCTTGCGAAATTGTTACCATCGGGATTCAGCAATAA
- a CDS encoding carbohydrate ABC transporter permease: protein MIAKPLKSRDFHKLPPALNILFNLVAGLFALACIFPFLFVTIISFTDEKSLSTNGYRIIPEKWSLEAYRYLFKAGDQLLLSYGVTILVTVVGTIVSLLITATFAYAISRKSFKFRNAFGFFAFFTMLFNGGLVPTYIVVTQLMGLKDSIWALILPLAGNAFYIMIMRTFFVTSVPDAIIESGKIDGAGEFGIFVRLVLPLSLPGLATIGLFSTLGYWNDWFNALLYIDTPKLVPLQSMLMRIENSMQFLLQNTSNPSVGVGLLQSLPQDTSRMAMVVLATGPIIFAYPFFQRYFIQGLTIGAVKE, encoded by the coding sequence ATGATTGCTAAACCATTGAAAAGCCGTGACTTTCATAAATTGCCGCCTGCTTTGAATATACTTTTTAATCTTGTCGCGGGCCTCTTTGCGCTCGCTTGTATCTTTCCGTTTTTATTTGTAACGATCATTTCATTTACAGATGAGAAGTCATTAAGTACGAATGGATACCGGATTATCCCGGAAAAATGGAGCCTCGAAGCTTATCGCTATCTCTTCAAAGCGGGTGATCAGCTGCTGCTTTCCTATGGCGTTACCATTCTTGTAACTGTGGTAGGGACGATTGTAAGCTTGCTTATCACAGCTACGTTTGCCTATGCAATTTCACGTAAGAGCTTTAAATTCCGCAATGCCTTCGGTTTTTTTGCTTTCTTCACGATGCTGTTTAACGGTGGACTTGTACCGACATATATCGTTGTTACGCAATTGATGGGACTTAAAGATTCGATCTGGGCTTTGATTTTGCCTTTGGCCGGAAATGCATTTTATATCATGATTATGCGAACTTTCTTCGTCACATCTGTTCCTGACGCCATTATTGAATCTGGGAAAATCGACGGGGCCGGCGAATTTGGGATTTTCGTCAGACTCGTGCTGCCGCTCTCGCTTCCGGGACTAGCCACTATAGGTTTGTTCAGTACTTTGGGATACTGGAACGATTGGTTTAATGCGCTGCTCTATATCGATACACCGAAACTAGTGCCATTACAATCGATGCTGATGCGGATTGAGAACAGTATGCAATTCCTGCTGCAGAATACAAGCAACCCTTCTGTAGGTGTAGGCTTACTGCAATCACTGCCGCAAGATACGTCTCGTATGGCGATGGTTGTTCTAGCAACCGGACCGATTATTTTCGCTTATCCGTTCTTCCAACGGTACTTTATCCAAGGATTGACGATTGGCGCGGTGAAAGAGTAA
- a CDS encoding glycoside hydrolase family 125 protein produces the protein MEQFRLPKIPMPKLELPKAIQEVLQEAEEKLAHRPKLLQLFKNCFPNTLETTTKLMEDGTTFVITGDIPASWLRDSVEQVMHYVPFAKQDSDLQRIISGLIKRHIQYIHIDPYANAFNESANDWHWNKADQTEMSPWVWERKFELDSLCFSMRLAYAYWKETELTDIFDAGFKAAMFKIYELFKTEQYHFEKSPYRFTRNNGIPTDSLRNNGMGMPVNYTGMVWSGFRSSDDACDFHYNIPANMFAVVALRHMQEFAEWVFRDMDFLQDLKALEADIDHGIRLYGIYRHPTFGPIYAYETDGFGNYCLMDDAGTPGLMSIPYLGYVSADDPIYQNTRRFALSKENPFYFEGKVAKGIGSPHTPDDYIWHMALSMQGLTASTAEEKLAMIAMLEATDADTGFMHEGFHVDDPTIFTRKWFAWSNSLFSQLVYKAMKDGLL, from the coding sequence GTGGAACAATTCAGACTGCCGAAAATTCCGATGCCGAAACTGGAGCTGCCAAAGGCGATTCAAGAAGTATTGCAGGAAGCTGAAGAGAAGCTGGCGCATCGTCCGAAGCTGCTGCAGCTATTTAAAAATTGTTTTCCTAATACATTAGAGACGACGACCAAATTGATGGAGGACGGCACCACATTCGTCATCACCGGAGATATCCCGGCGTCGTGGCTGCGCGATTCTGTGGAACAAGTCATGCACTATGTGCCATTTGCCAAACAGGATTCAGATCTACAGCGCATCATTAGCGGCTTAATCAAGCGTCATATTCAATATATTCATATCGATCCGTATGCCAATGCATTCAACGAATCAGCGAACGACTGGCACTGGAATAAGGCGGATCAAACGGAAATGTCGCCATGGGTATGGGAACGTAAATTTGAACTGGATTCGTTATGCTTCTCGATGCGGCTGGCTTATGCGTATTGGAAGGAAACGGAGTTAACGGATATTTTCGATGCGGGATTTAAAGCTGCGATGTTTAAAATCTACGAATTGTTTAAGACGGAACAATATCACTTTGAAAAGTCCCCTTATCGTTTCACGCGCAATAACGGAATTCCGACGGATTCACTGCGCAATAACGGAATGGGGATGCCTGTGAATTACACGGGCATGGTATGGTCAGGCTTTCGTTCAAGTGACGATGCCTGTGATTTTCATTACAATATTCCAGCGAATATGTTCGCGGTTGTGGCCCTTCGCCATATGCAAGAGTTTGCGGAGTGGGTGTTCAGGGATATGGACTTCCTCCAAGATCTGAAAGCCCTTGAAGCGGATATCGACCATGGCATTAGGCTGTATGGCATCTATCGTCATCCAACATTTGGTCCGATCTATGCCTACGAAACAGATGGCTTCGGCAACTACTGCTTGATGGATGATGCGGGTACGCCAGGGCTGATGTCGATTCCGTATCTTGGTTATGTGTCGGCGGATGATCCGATTTATCAAAACACAAGACGGTTTGCCTTAAGCAAAGAGAATCCGTTTTACTTCGAAGGTAAAGTTGCTAAAGGCATCGGCAGTCCGCATACGCCAGACGATTACATTTGGCATATGGCCTTGTCCATGCAAGGCTTAACGGCTTCTACTGCTGAAGAAAAACTGGCGATGATCGCTATGCTTGAAGCAACGGATGCTGACACCGGGTTTATGCACGAGGGCTTTCATGTCGATGATCCAACGATTTTTACGCGGAAATGGTTCGCCTGGTCGAACAGTTTATTCTCCCAGTTGGTGTATAAAGCGATGAAGGATGGTTTGCTATGA
- a CDS encoding beta-galactosidase, which translates to MSQPVIIFYDAAFPISNSSDVPADLLAAQGAIIVGADALGEALRTAVGGCFVNLHAPYFPKSAWPEILAFLKRGGGLLSIGGAAFKRPVRREVDGWHIESEQTAYHQQLYIHEILRVEAVPMRSYTALETLPLLEGQESMFALADTWNLVPHTTRNSDLPDQMGAAGTMSTQIYPLLKSISKDGREVAAPVVLWENSRGTFIGSRWMFVNVPLSPSFWNEGGAQALMGWAAFCESGVTELWIKPNYASFEPGEHAMLTLQTQLIGGLQAGAASKQWTFDLRIAHEGDAQIVWTHRITAQVNKEFNVVRIPVPINIQPGLYHIICKATSDDGELRVLRQGFWGHDSSLLAEGQPITCDRDYFIKDGRPLPIVGMTYMTSDVARKFLFLPNSDVWDRDMAQMAKAGINWIRTGIWTAYRNIMQVDGHASEEVLRAIDAFFLTAKKHKLQVTFTFFSFTPETWEGVNPYLDPQSVEAQKRFIRSIVSRHRETTHVDWDLINEPSMFDPALIFSAGPRSTRDIYERQAFAEWLKQRHGRIELLQERWNMSPEQLPTFEAAAIPEAGEINFDVQDMHNGKKGTRWLDYCLFSMEMHNRWAKELYDTIKEISPDHLVVVGQDEALGAQRPSPLFYEEAVDYTTVHSWWLNDNLVWDGIFAKTANKPNVIQETGIMYVETPDGRAKRSENELRSLLERKYAYAFATGGAGAIHWIWNTNFYMDNANESHIGALRADGTEKPEADVSYDFGRFMAGIRDLFHDRTLEDIVAIFPYSNDFSNRKLAFDGTSKMTRVLSYQMKMPFRAASEYHLDALEDQPAKLILLPSAHNFDEQAWLKLVAIVQRTGATLLATGPLSLDAYWKQKPRLIDELGAAELHNVRREEMLELQGAAFPVSFDKRRIAEVVKEVRAGQSEAGAVSVSGSFGDAVVDIPLGKGRLIWSPLPVELNERLDTVVELYRYAIDAAGCDSGLEWLQGGEIAGVYGRKLRFKNGFLYVFVSEFAWDVNVKVKDTDSEATYAFTLEKERSVLFAADTQGNLISVYRHGEVHIERS; encoded by the coding sequence ATGAGTCAACCGGTCATTATTTTCTATGATGCTGCATTCCCGATCAGCAATTCTTCTGATGTGCCTGCTGATCTACTTGCGGCACAAGGAGCCATTATTGTAGGCGCCGATGCGCTGGGAGAAGCTCTCCGAACGGCAGTTGGCGGATGCTTTGTTAATCTGCATGCTCCCTATTTCCCTAAGTCCGCATGGCCGGAGATCCTTGCATTCTTGAAACGCGGAGGCGGGCTGCTCAGTATTGGCGGCGCAGCCTTCAAGCGTCCAGTGCGCCGTGAAGTGGATGGCTGGCATATCGAATCGGAGCAGACCGCCTATCATCAGCAGTTGTACATTCATGAAATACTTCGTGTTGAAGCCGTTCCCATGCGTTCCTATACCGCGTTAGAAACCTTGCCGCTGCTTGAGGGGCAGGAATCGATGTTCGCGCTTGCAGATACGTGGAATCTGGTTCCGCACACGACACGCAACAGCGACCTGCCTGATCAAATGGGCGCTGCGGGTACCATGAGCACACAGATTTATCCGCTCTTGAAAAGCATTAGTAAGGACGGCCGCGAAGTGGCCGCGCCAGTCGTTCTTTGGGAAAATTCGCGCGGCACGTTTATCGGCTCGCGCTGGATGTTTGTCAATGTTCCGCTTAGTCCTTCGTTTTGGAACGAAGGCGGTGCCCAAGCGTTGATGGGGTGGGCGGCATTTTGTGAAAGTGGTGTTACGGAGCTGTGGATCAAGCCGAATTATGCCAGCTTCGAGCCGGGCGAGCATGCGATGCTGACGCTCCAAACTCAGCTTATCGGAGGGCTCCAAGCTGGTGCTGCCTCGAAGCAATGGACCTTTGATCTTCGTATAGCACATGAGGGTGATGCACAGATTGTATGGACCCATCGTATAACGGCCCAGGTGAATAAAGAATTCAACGTGGTACGAATACCGGTGCCGATTAACATACAACCTGGTTTATACCATATAATTTGCAAGGCAACGTCTGACGATGGAGAGCTTCGCGTGCTTCGCCAAGGCTTCTGGGGGCACGATTCCTCGCTGCTTGCTGAGGGACAACCGATTACCTGCGATCGCGATTATTTCATTAAGGACGGGCGTCCGCTGCCGATCGTCGGCATGACGTATATGACATCCGATGTCGCTCGCAAATTCTTATTCCTGCCCAATAGCGATGTCTGGGATCGAGATATGGCCCAAATGGCCAAAGCGGGCATCAATTGGATCCGAACAGGAATTTGGACGGCTTACCGCAATATCATGCAGGTGGATGGACATGCTTCCGAAGAGGTTCTGAGAGCGATTGATGCTTTCTTCTTAACGGCTAAGAAACACAAACTCCAGGTAACGTTCACCTTCTTCTCCTTTACGCCAGAAACTTGGGAAGGGGTTAACCCTTATCTCGATCCGCAAAGCGTAGAGGCGCAGAAGCGGTTTATCCGCTCCATCGTTTCGCGTCATCGTGAGACGACGCATGTGGACTGGGATTTGATTAACGAGCCTTCCATGTTTGATCCCGCTCTGATCTTTTCTGCGGGACCGCGATCCACTCGGGATATCTATGAACGGCAGGCTTTTGCAGAGTGGCTTAAGCAGCGTCATGGCCGTATCGAGCTTCTTCAAGAGCGGTGGAACATGTCGCCTGAACAGCTTCCGACTTTTGAAGCAGCGGCTATTCCGGAGGCTGGCGAAATCAATTTTGACGTGCAGGATATGCACAATGGCAAAAAAGGAACTCGCTGGCTGGATTACTGTCTGTTCTCGATGGAGATGCATAACCGTTGGGCCAAAGAGCTTTACGATACGATTAAAGAAATCAGTCCGGATCATCTCGTGGTGGTCGGACAGGATGAGGCGCTTGGCGCGCAGCGGCCTTCTCCTTTGTTTTATGAGGAGGCGGTTGACTATACAACCGTGCACTCGTGGTGGCTGAATGATAACCTCGTTTGGGACGGCATTTTTGCCAAAACAGCGAATAAGCCGAATGTCATTCAAGAAACAGGCATCATGTACGTGGAGACACCGGATGGGCGCGCTAAACGATCGGAGAACGAACTGCGCAGCCTGTTGGAGCGCAAATATGCCTATGCATTTGCTACCGGAGGTGCCGGTGCAATTCATTGGATTTGGAATACGAACTTTTATATGGATAATGCGAACGAATCGCATATTGGTGCGCTTCGGGCCGACGGTACTGAGAAGCCAGAAGCTGATGTTTCTTACGATTTCGGGCGGTTTATGGCTGGAATCAGAGATTTGTTCCACGATCGAACGTTGGAAGATATCGTCGCGATTTTCCCTTATTCGAACGATTTTTCCAACCGGAAATTGGCATTTGATGGGACGTCTAAAATGACGCGTGTGCTGTCGTATCAAATGAAGATGCCGTTCCGTGCGGCTTCGGAATATCATTTGGATGCGCTGGAGGATCAACCAGCGAAGCTGATCCTGCTGCCGAGCGCGCATAATTTTGATGAACAAGCATGGCTGAAGCTTGTAGCTATCGTACAGCGCACGGGTGCGACGCTGTTAGCGACAGGTCCACTCAGTCTTGATGCTTATTGGAAGCAAAAGCCGCGTTTAATCGATGAGCTGGGAGCAGCTGAGCTTCACAATGTAAGGCGGGAAGAAATGCTTGAGCTGCAAGGTGCAGCGTTCCCGGTATCCTTTGATAAGCGCCGAATAGCTGAAGTTGTGAAAGAAGTGCGGGCTGGTCAGTCGGAAGCGGGTGCTGTATCTGTGTCTGGTAGCTTTGGTGATGCGGTTGTCGATATTCCGCTGGGCAAAGGCAGACTCATTTGGAGTCCGTTGCCCGTTGAATTGAACGAGCGATTGGATACGGTGGTCGAACTGTATCGTTATGCCATCGATGCTGCGGGCTGTGATAGCGGATTGGAATGGCTGCAAGGCGGCGAAATTGCAGGTGTATACGGAAGGAAGTTACGCTTTAAGAATGGCTTCCTATATGTATTCGTTTCTGAATTTGCATGGGATGTGAATGTCAAAGTGAAGGATACGGATAGCGAGGCAACCTATGCATTTACGCTAGAGAAAGAGCGTTCTGTTCTCTTTGCTGCAGATACGCAGGGCAATCTCATCTCCGTATACCGTCATGGCGAAGTCCATATTGAAAGGAGTTAA